The window CCATCGCTGCAATCGAATTGCGAATTGGGCGCAATCCAGCGTTTGCTGCGTTGGAGTTATATCGTAGATGCCCGGATCGGGATCGTCATAGAGTCTCAACTCGTCAAGAGCTTCATCAAAAAGCAGCTGATCTTGAGGCGAAACCGACTCGGAGGATGCACAGAGCGATAAACATGTATCGGTGCCATACTCTTGGTTGAAGAGTTCGCATAATTGCTCTGCCAAAGCTGCATCGTCAATGCAGTAAAAGACGGTCGATGGAGCAGGCAGTGACGCAGGCGATTTCGCCAAATAGATATAAAAGCACGTCGTTGGCATGACTGGCTTTGCCAAGTACATTTCCGGGAGAAAGAGAGACTGGATCCTGCCGCGCGGAGCGCATTTTATCAAAGGCTAGCTCGTTTCGCACGGCGCCAAGATCCGCTGCGCAGCAGCGGGAGGTGTTTGTAGCTTCTATTCGCTGAGAATGGGATTTTGGGTCGGGTGACCGATAGGCAGCGACGGAATCCTGCCTGTCGTTCAGTCAGCTACTGGGGCAAGGGGGGAATCCGCCGTCGCACCGAACGGCATCTAAATCCTTCGGACGTGCATGCCAGGGACCACTGGGCTCACCGCTTTGGGTCGATGGGCCTGGAAAACAGTTGATCTGGATTGCATTGCTCTGGCAGCGAATCTGCCTACATCTTCGTACGCCGCGGCACCTGGATCAGGCCGAGTCGCGGGATTTTGTTCCGGTACAATCCAATCTTAGGCGAATGGGCTTCGGTGATAGCCTTCGTCGTCGCTGGCCAGATGCGGAAATTGGCACGAAGGCGATATAATGAGCCAGATTATTAGGGGCAACGTGTGCTTTCGAATTCACAGCGCAGGATTCGTCGTGAAGAGGTAGCTCTTGATCTCCATTCATTTGCCGCGAGGATCATGGTCATTTGATCCACAATTGCAACTCGGTCCAGCCGGCGGATTCGGTACGGTGTATGCTGGCACCGATAAAGACGGTCGCCCGGTAGCCGTTAAGCGACTGAAGCTTTCGGCGGGGGATGCCGCCCATCGGGAGCTGCGGATCGCTTCTGAAATTGCTGGAAAACAACTGTCGCAGGTCATCCCGATGTATGATGCCGGCGAAGACTCTGAATCCGGATCTTATTTTGTCGTCATGGCCCGCGCGGATCGTAGCCTTCAGGACGAAATCAGCAGTCGCGGAAACCTCTCTGACACCGAAGCTGCCGGCGTGCTGCTCCAAATAGCCAATGGCTTGTCGGAAGTGGGACAACTCGTTCACCGCGATTTAAAGCCTGGCAACGTGCTGCTGCACGAAGGAAATTGGAAGATCGCCGACTTTGGAATTGCGCGCTTCATTGAGGAATCAACGTCCTTGAACACGCTGAAGGATTGCCTTAGCGCGCCATATGCGGCGCCCGAACAATGGCGATTCGAGCAGTCGTCGGGTGCCACAGACATTTATGCGCTAGGCTGCATCGCGTACGCCCTACTTACTGGGAAACCGCCGTTCGCCGGACCAAGCACTGAAGAGTTCGGTCGCCAGCACCAGCACGATCAGCCGCCCCCACTCGACAGAGTCGATCGTCGGTTGTGCTCCGCTGTTGGCATGATGCTTCGTAAGTCGCCCGCCGCGCGCCCAGTTCTGTCGCGCACAATTCGCCTCCTTTCCGAAGCCACCGTGCCTGCTGACACCGGGGCCGGCTTTGTGGCCTTAGCCTCAGTAGGAGCATCGGTGGCACAACGGGAGTCCGAGGTTGATGCGCGACAAAGTGTCGATGTGTCGGGTAAACAACGTCGGGACCGATTGGCTGATGATGCGAAACTGGTGTTGCGCGATCTCATCGACGATCTTTTCGCACGGATCATTCGAGCCGCGCCAACAGCAATTCAAACGGTAATCCCGTTACGCGTACGTCTTGGAGAGGCGGCACTGCGCGTATCCTTCCTTGGCGACGCAATTGCGCTCGGTGAATTCGCGCGATCCCAATGGGACGTCGTAGCCGGAGCCACTATCTTGATTCAGCAGGCAAACCCGGCGTACGAATGGAGCGCATCTCTTTGGTATGCTCGCATGAAACCTGCCGATGAATATCGCTGGTACGAGGTATCGTACTTTTCGAATCTAATTGGCGGAACTTCCCATCCACGGCCCGAATTCGCACCCTTCGCGCTCACACATGACATACATCACGCGGACGAGGCAGCCGCGCAAGTCGTGGGCTTGTACCAGTTCGCGTGGGGACCAAAGCCAATCGATGACGAGAATTCGGATGAGTTTTGCAATCGATGGGCGTCTCTGCTTGCAAAGGCGGCAGAAGGCCAAATCACATACCCACGAAACTTGCCGCTTCCCGCCTGAAAGCGCTCAACATTTGTTTCTGAACGATGGAATTATGAAGGGAAGTCATTCGCAGAGAATATAATCCGCTGCGAAGCAGCGGGGAGGTGTCTGTAGCTTCTATTCTCTGAGAATGGGCTTCCGAATCGGAAACTGGCAGGCGGGCGAGGATGCTCGCCTGCACATTCAGTCAGCTACTTCGCTGAGGCAAGGATACATCAGCGTTTTTCTCGGACTGGAACGGAATTGGGCTCAGTGGTGACGCTCGGTATCGACGCGAGCGCGGGCCGTGGTCGGATCGAGCCTGCAATCGAGAATGGCGACGACCTGAATGGCGTCCGGGAGAACTCGGTAGTAGATGGCGAATGGGAAACGGTGCGTAATCGCGCGGCGGACCGCTCCGAAGTCGACCTGGTAGCTCTCGGGAAAGTGCTCGATGGCATCGAGCGTATGTGCGACCTGGGAATAAAACGCCTGACCTAGGCCGGGTTGCTGGAGTCCGTACCAGGCCACCGCGTGATCGATATCAGCCTCGGCGCACTTAAGAAGGGCAAGTGGAAGTCTCATTCCCTGGGAGGCTTTGCCGCTTTGATGGCAGCCCAGGTACGGGCCGGCATTTGGCCACTGTCGGCCAGAGCGATGCGCCGCTCGACTTCGGCACGCTGCGCAAGCGTCGTAGCGGGAGCTCGATTGGCGGTGAGCACGCTGTCCCACAGGTCCTGTGCAAGCAGGATACGTTCGTCCGGCGTTAGCTGCGAGAAGTCAACATCCTTGTGCGACACCATACGGCCTCCGTTCCAAGTCATAGAGCCAGAGTGCCTGAATCCAGCGGGAAAGTAAATGTTTTTTCATTGTCACGGTGGACAATACCCCGATTTGATCGCAGCCTCCGCAATGCGTTTGCATGCGTAGTGAAAATAGACCGGGTCCTGCTCGATGCCGATGAACCGCTTGCCGGCCATGATCGCGGCGACACCCGTGGTTCCGCTTCCCATGAAAGGGTCAAGAATCGTGTCGGCGGACACCGAGTCGCAGAAATAGCGAATCTGCGCAAGCGGGCGCGGACACGGTACGGGGTTGTCGCCGTGGTAGCCGTTCCATAGCCGCAGATCGACAACGTGCCAATCGCGGGGCAGTTCGTCGCGCAGCAGCGACCGGCCGCTCCAGAAGATCACGGGATCCCAGGCCAGGCAGACGGAGCGACCGCGGCTGGGATAAATCTTGCAGGCGGCGACGATGCGATAGCCGTCCGGAAAGTACCGGTGCCACTGTGACGCTTTTAACGGGCTTTGCCAAACGAAGCACGGCCCGTTGTTAGTGACCCGTATCAGTTCGGGGACGAGCCAAGTCATCATAGCATCGTATTTTTCCGGTGCGTCGTCATAGCTTCGGTAGCTGAAGCCGATGCCGTAGGGCGGATCAGTGATTACCGCTCCGACGCTTGAGAGCTGCGGCAGCACGTCGAAACAATCTGCGCGGTAAAGCGTAGCGTTACCGATCGTGACTCTTCGTATACCGTCGTCGAGATAGCCGCATTTGGGCAGGGCCGCACGCCGCGTTCTGCGCTCGGCGTAGAACGGGTTGATGGTGGTGGTCGGGATCATCGGCCGCCTCCTACTCCCTTTTCCCAAAGGGAATGCGGACCTCGATGCAGGTCCCTTCAGGCACCGGCACGGTGCTGATGAAATAGCCGATACGATTTACCGGATGATGGCCGTTGTTGATGTATTGATTGCCGTCGGCACCGTCGATCAGCGTCCAGACGGTGGCTCGGTCCTGGCTGCGCACGAACTCAAGCTCCTTGCCGTAGGTTTCAAATAGACAGCCGCTTCCGGTGCCAAAGCTCCACGCCGCATAGATGTTCAAGGGATTGTGCAGCAGCGGGTAGCTTGCCTCGAATTCGTCTTCGGTCATTTGGATACGTCGCGTCATAAACGGATTCCTTTCATTGTTGGATTAAAGACGCCGGAGCGGACGTCCGTGCCCGCCCCGGTCGGTTGAGTTAATCTTTGTTTTCCAAGGCCGTGCGCAGCGTGATCCGTCCGTCGAGCGGCAAGCATTCCAGCTGCACGTTGAAGCCACTGCGGTCGGTGTGTGCCCAGGCTGAACCAATTCGGGTCCAGAAAGCTTTGCGTCCCTCGCGGTCACGCACCTGGTAGGCGATATGGCTTGGCGTTTTCGAGGCAGGCTTTTCGTTTGTGGCGATGTC is drawn from Pirellulales bacterium and contains these coding sequences:
- a CDS encoding serine/threonine-protein kinase, coding for MQLGPAGGFGTVYAGTDKDGRPVAVKRLKLSAGDAAHRELRIASEIAGKQLSQVIPMYDAGEDSESGSYFVVMARADRSLQDEISSRGNLSDTEAAGVLLQIANGLSEVGQLVHRDLKPGNVLLHEGNWKIADFGIARFIEESTSLNTLKDCLSAPYAAPEQWRFEQSSGATDIYALGCIAYALLTGKPPFAGPSTEEFGRQHQHDQPPPLDRVDRRLCSAVGMMLRKSPAARPVLSRTIRLLSEATVPADTGAGFVALASVGASVAQRESEVDARQSVDVSGKQRRDRLADDAKLVLRDLIDDLFARIIRAAPTAIQTVIPLRVRLGEAALRVSFLGDAIALGEFARSQWDVVAGATILIQQANPAYEWSASLWYARMKPADEYRWYEVSYFSNLIGGTSHPRPEFAPFALTHDIHHADEAAAQVVGLYQFAWGPKPIDDENSDEFCNRWASLLAKAAEGQITYPRNLPLPA
- a CDS encoding addiction module protein, whose amino-acid sequence is MTWNGGRMVSHKDVDFSQLTPDERILLAQDLWDSVLTANRAPATTLAQRAEVERRIALADSGQMPARTWAAIKAAKPPRE
- a CDS encoding site-specific DNA-methyltransferase, with the translated sequence MIPTTTINPFYAERRTRRAALPKCGYLDDGIRRVTIGNATLYRADCFDVLPQLSSVGAVITDPPYGIGFSYRSYDDAPEKYDAMMTWLVPELIRVTNNGPCFVWQSPLKASQWHRYFPDGYRIVAACKIYPSRGRSVCLAWDPVIFWSGRSLLRDELPRDWHVVDLRLWNGYHGDNPVPCPRPLAQIRYFCDSVSADTILDPFMGSGTTGVAAIMAGKRFIGIEQDPVYFHYACKRIAEAAIKSGYCPP